A genomic window from Plodia interpunctella isolate USDA-ARS_2022_Savannah chromosome 29, ilPloInte3.2, whole genome shotgun sequence includes:
- the LOC128682262 gene encoding zinc finger Y-chromosomal protein-like has product MFEVDMTDRGVEGMNHKMDEMDYTMAGMNLKVEGVNMSQQLPPPLSLLPPLPPLPTHMVQSEGTYQPMAETAPTVPKVEPPMLPHELPNLPPHLLPNLPADSKGPKYISVTSDQLTEEQRQMYESVLSTWKPVLFPKSVKRYICEKCNKEFKNYQNLYLHTTRVHSTEDSAVLCDRCDKSFKNKHYLYMHRMNKHYSESEKCYCQFCLQEFRTGRALHMHVKKVHPNTLPEIKCPECGKEFNVPYKLRYHIERVHRADKEKYKCQLCQKLYKSHLNLNRHMQFQHSHVERHPCVFCDMTFKSRHHMKRHILNIHPPLESKVTCPECLKEFKNDQYLKEHMQIHSSADLKVKCDLCDKFFHSAIRLKKHKKIVHPSKPKIRCEKCDKEFAHAHYLRRHNNSVHVDVDEKNYEHECGLCGKKFKLQRYLNNHLQRHEQQHLKRISQMVKTVMNEDGTEVQVKRRGRPKGKKNKVTKEIEFIKCEPVSSSESESDGEEEDEATTEEESEAEESE; this is encoded by the exons AT GTTCGAGGTGGACATGACAGATCGCGGGGTGGAAGGCATGAACCACAAAATGGACGAAATGGATTACACAATGGCTGGCATGAACCTAAAAGTCGAGGGAGTCAACATGTCCCAACAGTTACCACCCCCCCTATCACTCCTACCCCCGTTGCCACCATTACCAACCCACATGGTTCAAAGCGAGGGCACTTATCAGCCTATGGCGGAAACCGCCCCGACAGTGCCAAAAGTCGAACCCCCCATGCTACCCCACGAACTCCCCAACCTACCACCCCATTTGCTGCCCAACCTGCCAGCAGACTCCAAAGGCCCTAAATACATAAGCGTGACGAGCGACCAACTAACTGAAGAGCAAAGACAAATGTACGAATCTGTGTTATCAACATGGAAGCCCGTCTTGTTCCCCAAATCGGTCAAACGTTACATCTGCGAGAAATGCAACAAAGAGTTTAAGAATTACcaaaatctttatttgcaCACAACTAGAGTCCATTCAACGGAGGATTCGGCCGTTCTCTGTGACCGGTGCGACaaatcattcaaaaataaacactacTTGTACATGCACAGAATGAATAAGCATTATTCCGAATCTGAAAAGTGCTATTGTCAATTCTGCCTGCAGGAATTCCGTACGGGCCGCGCGTTGCATATGCACGTTAAGAAAGTACACCCAAACACATTACCCGAGATCAAGTGTCCCGAATGCGGCAAAGAATTCAACGTCCCATACAAACTGAGATACCACATCGAGAGAGTCCACAGAGctgacaaagaaaaatataaatgccaACTCTGCCAAAAACTGTACAAAAGCCATTTAAACTTAAACAGACACATGCAGTTCCAACATTCTCACGTCGAGAGACATCCGTGCGTGTTTTGCGATATGACCTTCAAATCCCGCCACCATATGAAGCGACATATCCTGAACATCCACCCGCCTTTGGAGTCCAAAGTGACCTGCCCTGAATGTCTTAAGGAGTTCAAAAACGACCAGTACCTCAAAGAACACATGCAGATCCATTCATCTGCTGATTTAAAAGTGAAATGTGATTTGTGTGACAAATTCTTCCACTCGGCTATACGTCTGAAGAAGCATAAAAAGATAGTGCACCCGTCTAAGCCCAAGATTCGCTGCGAGAAGTGTGACAAGGAATTTGCGCACGCGCACTACCTGCGGCGTCACAACAATTCAGTTCACGTTGATGTCGACGAGAAGAATTACGAACACGAATGCGGATTGTGTGGCAAAAAGTTCAAACTGCAGCGTTATTTGAACAATCATTTGCAGAGACACGAACAACAGCACCTGAAAAGGATCTCACAAATGGTTAAGACCGTTATGAACGAAGACGGCACAGAGGTGCAGGTGAAGCGGCGCGGCCGACCGAAaggtaagaaaaataaagtgacTAAAGAAATTGAGTTTATTAAGTGCGAACCGGTGTCCAGTTCTGAATCCGAGAGCGatggtgaagaagaagatgaagCGACTACCGAGGAAGAATCTGAAGCGGAGGAGTCAGagtaa
- the LOC128682267 gene encoding zinc finger BED domain-containing protein 4-like has product MASAKKKSPLWEYFDINSENNKLAVCLLCNVNISRGGEGKKAGTSAMKNHLKSKHPDEFRAVNKEKAAVEPTTISLAIAGTSSSSFAKKQLTMTESFERKLLWDINDAKAKKYHYLVAEMIALDNEPLSIVERTGFTRLLEQALPGYKLPSRTYISQKIVPDIYDRIYEKIKLNISSAFAISVTSDIWTCLHNNDSFLSFTAHWISSEFKLEHGVLAMKPFSGSH; this is encoded by the exons ATGGCATCGGCGAAGAAAAAGTCGCCCTTATGGGAATACTTTGACATAAacagtgaaaataataagttagctgtttgtttattatgcaatgttaatatttcacGTGGCGGTGAAGGCAAAAAAGCAG gtaCTTCTGCtatgaaaaatcatttaaaatcaaaacatccAGATGAATTTCGTGCAGTGAATAAAGAAAAGGCCGCTGTCGAGCCTACTACAATTTCTTTAGCCATTGCGGGGACAAGTTCGTCGTCATTTGCAAAAAAGCAATTGACTATGACAGAATCTTTCGAAAGGAAATTGCTCTGGGATATAAATGATGCTAAAGCCAAAAAGTACCATTATTTAGTAGCCGAAATGATTGCACTTGACAACGAGCCATTGTCCATAGTGGAAAGAACCGGATTTACCAGACTCTTAGAACAAGCTTTACCCGGCTATAAATTGCCAAGCCGGACTTATATTAGCCAAAAAATCGTTCCTGATATATATGACAGAATTTACGAGAAAATCAAACTTAACATTTCGAGTGCCTTCGCTATTTCAGTGACTTCTGACATATGGACTTGCTTACACAATAATGATAGCTTTCTGAGCTTCACAGCTCATTGGATATCATCTGAATTTAAACTAGAACACGGAGTTCTGGCAATGAAGCCTTTCTCAGGGTCGCAc
- the LOC135310014 gene encoding zinc finger BED domain-containing protein 4-like, translated as MVKGVRLAKYDSARCFIHTLQRAINESLKVQTEVTAMIAAGRRLVTHFNHSGLAQEKLLTIQKELSLPEHQLVQDISTRWNSTFYLIERLLEQKRAISLYVADHDTFVNLTAQQWSLMEQCINLLKPFEEITKITSSGLSCVLEVIPHVTALKKYLDKAETEQRTPDLSHMRASLKAELEVRFNSISQDLNYLIATYLDPRFKTNYLGVIDAERARQEILLEYLKMSCEESSSSSSCSTPAKKSRGEETESAVSRKAHDTFWDCFDEVANENNTGQVQREERNALTCELDFYLKSVRIDRNRDPYSWWAANAKQYPNLSKFAKIYLSAPCSSVYSERLFSEAGLIYEKKRNRLLPLNAEKLVFIHHNLPLVQYEY; from the coding sequence ATGGTGAAGGGTGTCCGTTTGGCTAAGTACGATTCTGCTAgatgttttatacatacacTTCAAAGAGCAATAAACGAGTCACTCAAAGTGCAGACTGAAGTGACAGCAATGATTGCTGCTGGCAGGCGACTTGTAACGCACTTCAATCACTCAGGTTTAGCTCAAGAAAAACTGCTGACGATTCAAAAAGAGCTAAGTTTACCCGAGCATCAATTAGTGCAAGATATTAGCACTAGGTGGAATTCCACTTTTTACTTGATTGAACGTTTGTTAGAACAAAAGCGTGCCATATCATTGTATGTTGCTGATCACGATACATTCGTAAATTTGACAGCTCAACAGTGGAGTTTAATGGAGCAgtgtatcaatttattaaagcCCTTcgaagaaataacaaaaataacaagttcTGGACTATCCTGCGTGTTGGAAGTTATTCCACACGTAActgctttaaaaaaatacttagataaaGCTGAAACTGAGCAAAGAACTCCTGATTTATCACATATGCGCGCCTCGTTAAAAGCTGAATTAGAAGTTCGTTTTAACTCCATAAGTCAAGACTTAAACTACTTGATTGCAACTTACCTAGATCCGagatttaaaacaaactacTTGGGGGTGATTGACGCTGAAAGAGCACGCCAGGAGATCTTGttggaatatttaaaaatgtcttgTGAAGAGTCCTCAAGTAGCAGTTCATGTTCAACACCGGCTAAAAAGAGTAGAGGAGAGGAGACAGAGTCAGCGGTATCTCGCAAAGCTCATGACACGTTTTGGGATTGTTTTGATGAGGTagcaaatgaaaacaatactgGCCAGGTTCAACGCGAAGAAAGAAACGCGTTAACCTGTGAGCTGGATTTTTATCTCAAGTCGGTGCGAATTGATCGCAATCGTGACCCTTATTCTTGGTGGGCAGCTAATGCCAAACAATACCCAAATTTATCAAAGTTTGCCAAAATCTATCTTTCAGCACCTTGCAGTAGTGTGTATAGCGAAAGACTTTTTTCTGAAGCTGGCcttatttatgaaaagaaGCGAAACCGCCTGCTGCCTCTCAATGCAGAAAAATTGGTTTTTATTCACCATAATTTGCCCTTAGTACAGTATGagtactaa